From Fusarium oxysporum f. sp. lycopersici 4287 chromosome 10, whole genome shotgun sequence:
GGGCACGCCTCTGTCACCCAAAATCACATCAACTAAACACTATGCAGCCAGAAAATTATCTTCTCGCCAGTTCCTGGACCGCAGCCATACTCTATGGCGTCAAAGCTCGTGCAAGGCCGAGCTACTCGCGCATGACCACCAAAACCCTCGCAGTTTCCTTACTTGCGATCCTCGTCAAAATTGTTGATGGGCCGTCGTACCTCCTAGCTGCACTCAGCTTTGGGGCGCTGGGCGATGCGTTTCTTGCTTGGGATTCAGAGCCGGCATTCTTGGCAGGCCTtggaagcttcttgacatcgcATCTCTTCTACATCGCGCTTTTCTTTGAGACAGGCGCAAAGAGGCTTGTTCTAGAAGATCAATCACGCGTCGCTATCGTTATCTCAGCAATTCTACTTGGACCCACGATGTTGACGCTGCTGATTCCGAGAGTCAACAACGAACTTCGCCTACCCATTCTTCTCTATACCTGTGCAATTCTGGGCATGATATTCTCGGCACTGACGATCGAGAATGATAAGGTCGCACTGGGAGCTGTTGTGTTTACGGTATCTGATACCATATTGGCCTCTGGCAGATTTCTTGTACCtacatcatcttcacatcAAGTCTGGATGGACTATGCTGTTTGGATTCTTTACTACTCGGGACAATTCATGCTCGCAATGGGCACTCTAGAGAAAGCTGGAATTCAATTAGGTGCAAATTGAACGGAAATATATAGTCAGTGGGCTGACTCGAGACCTGCAACAACATTTATACAGTGATAGAAGAGACGAGGAGACGTTGATATATCAAGTACTATGCCACGAATGATGGGCCGGTCGTGACGTCTTCATGATACAACTCCCCGTTCGTTAGGATCAATGGCAAATTTGAAGCTCTGCTTGAGGTTAGAAAACGTCAAAAGGAATATGGAAAGGTATAAC
This genomic window contains:
- a CDS encoding hypothetical protein (At least one base has a quality score < 10); the protein is MQPENYLLASSWTAAILYGVKARARPSYSRMTTKTLAVSLLAILVKIVDGPSYLLAALSFGALGDAFLAWDSEPAFLAGLGSFLTSHLFYIALFFETGAKRLVLEDQSRVAIVISAILLGPTMLTLLIPRVNNELRLPILLYTCAILGMIFSALTIENDKVALGAVVFTVSDTILASGRFLVPTSSSHQVWMDYAVWILYYSGQFMLAMGTLEKAGIQLGAN